A window of Falco cherrug isolate bFalChe1 chromosome 14, bFalChe1.pri, whole genome shotgun sequence genomic DNA:
GTGGCCCTGCCAGCAGCGCGGCAGTGCaggctcagcagctgctgccggGCCAGGCAGGCGGTGGGCAGGGGCCGGCGGGCTGGCGGGGTGCCCTGGCCAGGATGTGTCCTGCTGAGTCAACgctggcagggacagggtgCGGAGGAGGCTCCTGgaagctgctcagcacccactgccagcgcggctgggagatgctgagcaCCCACCCACCTGCCAGGGCCACGGTGGCCAGTGGGTGGTGGCCCTTGCccttggtcagtgggtggtggCCCTTGCCCTTGGCCAGCCCAGGTGGGAGCACAGGGGCTCGTCCTGGCACTGGCTCATTGCTCCTGCTtgagcagagccctggcaaACAGTGGCCCAGAGCCAGAGCATCCCCTCGAACTGGCCACGGGGCTTGCCCCAAACCCTGGAGGGAGCAGCGCTCCCAGCACCTGGGGGTTGGCAGGGCTGGAGTCCTCGTGCCACACGTGGCTGGCGATGGGGCTGCCTCCCAGTGCCCTTTGCCTGAGAACCAGCACGGGCAGGGAAATGCTTGTGCAGGGCCGgtccttcctgcagctgcccaaCGTCCCTCATCCCTGCACCCCACATCCCCGTGCCCGGCCCTGGGCGAGCTCTGGCATCCCAAGGTCCTGGTCAGGTCTAGATGgggccccaggctgggctctggccccgctgcccccagcTGAGCTCCCGCTGTGCAGGTGGACCGCAGTGAGGTCATCAAGAGCAACCTCAACCCCGTCTTCGCCAAGATCTTCATGGTGGACTACTACTTTGAGGAGGTGCAGAAGCTGCGGTTCGAGGTGTATGACAGCCACGGGCATGCCGGTGTGGGCACACATGACGATGACTTCCTGGGGGGCATGGAGTGCACCGTGGGGCAGGTGAGCCCCCACCCTCCACCGGGGACACCCACCAGTGGTGTCCTCTCCCTGACCCCTACGCTTTTGCAGATTGTGGCGCAGAAGCGGGTGACGAAGCCGCTGTTCCTCAAATATGGGAAGTTCGCCGGCAAGTCCACCATCACCGTGAGTGGCCCAACACATGCCAGGAGTGACACCGGGCTGGGACCCTGCGGTGGCACCGAGCTAGGGCATGTGGGTGGCACCAGACTGGGGCACATAGGTGGCACTGGactggtgtgctgggatgtcATCGGGCTGGGACACAGAAGTGGCACTGAGCTGGAGCATGTGGGGCGTCCCCAATGACATTCCTCCTGTCCTGTTGCCCAGCCCCACGGGCTCTCGGGGGCAGGCAGCGCTCAGGGTCCCCACTGCTGTCTGCCAGCCACCCTGGGGGTCCCCGCCATGCTGGGGGAGGCACGTGGCaccctgtcccctcccaggccaCCACCCTGCCCACGCAGGCAGGGAGGACAGGGGGACGAAGCCTTGCCAGGCGCTGAGCACCCTGCGGCCGCCTCACCTTGCAGGTCATCTCGGAGGAGATCTCGGGGAACAACGGCTACGTGGAGCTCGCCTTCCGGGCCAAGAAGCTGGATGACAAGGTGAGCCAGGTCCCGCAGGAGCTGGGGGGccgtgcaggcagggcaggtggggcaggcagggcaggcagtgctCTGCCCCATCCTCCCTCCTCCAGGATCTCTTCAGCAAGTCGGATCCCTTCCTGGAGATCTACCGCATCGATGACGACCGCAGCGAGCAGCTGGTGTACCGCACCGAGGTGAGGTCCCGGGCAGGATTCGCTCCtcggctgccctgggggctgcccggccccgcTGAGCCCCTTGCCCCGCAGGTGGTGAAGAACAACCTGAGCCCCATCTGGGAGCCCTTCAAGGTCTCCCTCAACTCGCTGTGCAGCTGCGAGGAGAAGAGGAAGCTGAGGGTGAGGAAGGGTGAAGGGGGCCCGCATCCCTGCCACGGTGGCACGCGGATCCCAGCTTCCCCACGGCCCCGCATGGGCAGCGTGCTGGGGACCCCCGGGGCCGGGTGCGGTCTGGGGGTGTGGGTGCGTGGCCCCCCGCAGCGGGCAGGGCTGAGCCGTCCCCCGCTGCAGTGCGTGGTGTGGGACTACGACTCGCGGGGCAAGCACGACTTCATCGGCGAGTTCTTCACCACCTTTGAGGAGATGCAGAAGGCGATGGGGGAGAACAAGGTGGGtgtggggacacggggacagcCCGTGGGGTCACCCCTCCATGCTGCCAGCAGATCCCATTCCCAGAGGCACCTCCCAGCTCCTTCTCTGGTTCTGGGACCATTGTCCCCTCGCTGCGCCCCTCTTTGGCGAAGGGATGGTGGGTCTGTGCTCCTCTGGGGACgtcagccctggggctggcggGCTGCAGGGTCGTGGGGCCGTgaggctgcagaggtggggtTATGGGGCTGCGGGGTTATGGGGCTGCGGGGTTATGGGGCTGCGGGGTTATGGGGCTGTGGGGTTATGGGGTTGTGGGGTTATGGGGCTGCGGGGTTATGGGGCTGCGGGGTTATGGGGTTGTGGGGTTATGGGGCTGCGGGGTTATGGGGCTGCGGGGTTATGGGGTTGTGGGGTTATGGGGCTGCGGGGTTATGGGGTTGCGGGGTTATGGGGCTGTGGGGTTATGGGGCTGCGGGGTTATGGGGTTGTGGGGTTATGGGGCTGCGGGGTTATGGGGCTGCGGGGTTATGGGGTTGTGGGGTTATGGGGCTGCGGGGTTATGGGGCTGCGGGGTTATGGGGCTGTGGGGTTATGGGGCTGTGAGGTTATGGGGCTGCGGGGTTATGGGGCTGCGGGGTTATGGGGCTGTGGGGTTAATGGCTGGGGGGCCTGCAGGGTTATGGGGCTGTTGGGTCACAGtgctgcaaagctgcagggTCAGGGGTCTGTGAGGTGAtggtggggggtgtgggtgcATGGGGCCgtgtccccagggtgggggtCGCAGGCCGCGTGGGTGCTGCGTACCGCAGGTGCAGTGGGACTGCATGAACCCCAAGTACAAAATCAAGAAGCGCAACTACAAGAACTCAGGGGTTGTGGTTCTGCTGGACCTGAAGGTGAGTGCTTATGTGTCGTGtcgtgccgtgctgtgccatgccatgccatgccacgccgtgctgtgccatgccatgctgtgtcgtgctgtgccgtgccgtgtTGAGCCGTGCCAGGCTGTCACGGGGTCGCGTGGGACAGGACCAGCTGATGCAGGTCCCTCTGGAAGATCCACAGGGTCTACTCCTTCCTGGACTACATCATGGGTGGCTGCCAGATCCACTTCACGGTGAGCAACGTCCCCTACCCCAAAGCAcggggagctgggcaggggctcCAGCACGGGGCCACACAGttgtccccagggcaggggaccATGGGCGGCACATCCCGGCTCCCCCCgagctgtggctgtgccacAGTGCCGGTGAGcggggctggcagagccagccGACCTCAGCAGGACACACCAGTGGGTGGCTCCGTGCCCCCTGGGGGGACCCTCACTGCCGCCCCCCCACCAGGTGGCCATCGATTTCACGGCCTCCAACGGGGACCCCCGAAACAGCTGCTCCCTGCACTACATCAACCCCTACCAGCCCAACGAGTACCTCAAGGCGCTGGTGGCGGTGGGCGAGATCTGCCAAGACTACGACAGGTCTGTTGCTCTGGCGGGTCCCCGGGGGCCAGGACACCCCGGTGGTGGCCACCCcagtgctggcactgccagAGCTTCTCACACCCCTTCCCCTGCAGTGATAAGAAATTCTCAGCCCTTGGCTTTGGTGCAAGGATCCCCCCCAAATACGAGGTAAGGGTGTGGTCGGGGTCCTGGGGGACCCCAGGGATGGGCTCGTCCCTCCAGGCACCCTTGGCCATGGCAGGTGATGGGGGGGTGGGCACCGactgccccctcccctctcaCCCTCCAGGTCTCCCACGATTTCGCCATCAACTTCAACCCTGACAATGATGAGTGTGAGGGTGAGCCCAGCTCCGGCGGGGCCGGGGATGCCTGTCTTGTGACACCCCACCATGCCagagcctggtgctgctgggacaCCCCCCTCTTACCCCTCACATTCCCCGCAGGCATCCAGGGTGTCGTGGAGTCCTACCAGAGCTGCCTCCCCAAAATCCAGCTCTATGGCCCCACCAATGTGGCCCCCATCATCTCCAAGGTGGCTCGCGTGGCGGCCGATGAGGAGCGGACG
This region includes:
- the CPNE7 gene encoding copine-7, giving the protein MPFAHGAACPPSRPATHRAMATMGEAPEPSPQAPLAVLSKVELRVSCKHLLDRDTLNKSDPCVLLLMQSQGQWMEVDRSEVIKSNLNPVFAKIFMVDYYFEEVQKLRFEVYDSHGHAGVGTHDDDFLGGMECTVGQIVAQKRVTKPLFLKYGKFAGKSTITVISEEISGNNGYVELAFRAKKLDDKDLFSKSDPFLEIYRIDDDRSEQLVYRTEVVKNNLSPIWEPFKVSLNSLCSCEEKRKLRCVVWDYDSRGKHDFIGEFFTTFEEMQKAMGENKVQWDCMNPKYKIKKRNYKNSGVVVLLDLKIHRVYSFLDYIMGGCQIHFTVAIDFTASNGDPRNSCSLHYINPYQPNEYLKALVAVGEICQDYDSDKKFSALGFGARIPPKYEVSHDFAINFNPDNDECEGIQGVVESYQSCLPKIQLYGPTNVAPIISKVARVAADEERTKEASQYFILLILTDGVVTDMADTREAIVRASYLPMSIIIVGVGNADFTDMQILDGDDGILRSPKGEPVLRDIVQFVPFREFKNASPTALAKCVLAEVPKQVVEYYSYKAFPPRCPPP